Proteins encoded together in one Rhodospirillaceae bacterium window:
- a CDS encoding ABC transporter substrate-binding protein, protein MNQKTPLIGGKKSLITRRSALKTLGAASALALSPGYVRYAQAQTSEPLKLGFQLHSTGIGAGYGRWYDRTTQAAAKLINEAGGIAGRQIEIITEDDGTDPKRGAEVVEKFASQHKVDFVFGTLFSHVVIGSAPRAGELKMPYFVVSEGYHVASGALNRYVFQPGITDVRSQVSSMAPWIAGNLGKKVTMIFPDYAFGHDHRDFFSAAIEKQGGSIAALLAIPPTETSYTKYFPQIPADTEVIYHVMVGPGVLTFVKEMGKHFGSKRPQIFGFIDSLEAVDLASPGLEFLDGTYFWEANPRYAGANQTPHDKFFREKVGVDANGASLDDPKDIATYSHMFGCWETLYTIKQAVEASGYKSAADKGALIEAVEAMTAFPAGNEHPQGDKTFNGKRHQCYGHQFISKVEGQKLNVVHQTSSEDGLYENDTDYTKQPL, encoded by the coding sequence ATGAATCAGAAGACGCCGCTCATCGGCGGAAAAAAGAGCCTGATCACAAGACGTTCCGCCCTCAAGACCCTCGGTGCCGCCAGTGCGCTCGCCCTCTCGCCGGGCTATGTGCGCTACGCCCAGGCACAGACATCCGAACCCTTGAAGCTGGGCTTCCAGCTGCACAGCACCGGCATCGGCGCCGGCTATGGCCGCTGGTACGACCGCACCACCCAGGCCGCCGCGAAGTTGATCAATGAAGCTGGCGGCATCGCCGGCCGTCAGATCGAGATCATCACCGAGGATGACGGCACGGACCCCAAGCGCGGTGCCGAGGTGGTCGAGAAATTCGCCAGCCAGCACAAGGTCGATTTTGTTTTCGGGACTCTCTTCTCGCATGTCGTGATCGGCTCGGCGCCCCGCGCCGGCGAACTCAAGATGCCCTATTTCGTGGTGAGCGAGGGCTATCACGTCGCCTCCGGCGCTCTCAACCGCTATGTCTTCCAGCCCGGCATCACCGATGTCCGCTCGCAGGTGAGTAGCATGGCGCCGTGGATCGCCGGCAATCTCGGCAAGAAGGTCACCATGATCTTCCCGGACTACGCCTTCGGCCACGATCATCGCGACTTCTTCTCGGCAGCCATCGAGAAGCAGGGCGGCAGCATCGCGGCCCTGCTGGCGATTCCGCCGACCGAGACCTCCTATACCAAGTACTTCCCGCAGATTCCGGCCGACACCGAGGTGATCTATCACGTCATGGTAGGGCCGGGCGTGCTCACCTTCGTCAAGGAAATGGGCAAGCATTTCGGCTCGAAGCGCCCGCAGATCTTCGGCTTCATCGATTCCCTCGAAGCGGTCGATCTTGCGAGCCCCGGCCTCGAATTCCTCGACGGGACCTATTTCTGGGAAGCCAATCCGCGCTATGCCGGGGCCAATCAGACGCCGCATGACAAGTTCTTCCGCGAAAAGGTCGGCGTCGATGCGAACGGCGCCAGCTTGGATGATCCCAAGGACATCGCCACCTACTCGCACATGTTCGGCTGCTGGGAAACGCTCTACACGATCAAGCAGGCGGTCGAGGCCAGCGGCTACAAATCGGCCGCCGACAAGGGCGCGCTCATCGAGGCGGTCGAGGCGATGACGGCATTCCCCGCCGGCAACGAGCATCCGCAAGGTGACAAGACCTTCAATGGCAAGCGGCATCAATGCTATGGCCATCAATTCATCTCGAAGGTCGAAGGGCAGAAGCTGAACGTGGTCCACCAGACCTCGAGCGAAGACGGTCTCTACGAAAACGACACCGACTACACGAAGCAGCCGCTGTAG
- a CDS encoding FAD binding domain-containing protein, which translates to MFLQPASLKAAIDLLAQHRGRLLAGGTDFFPALGQTAVRDPLIDISRLPELRAISVGTESIRLGAASSWSEIVAAPLPSGFDALKEAAREIGSVQIQNRGTIGGNLCNASPAADSVPPLLTLDARVELASPRGQREVPLQSFILGNRQTALAPDEIVTAILVPRANGDLISHFSKLGARRYLVISIAMIAVALRRHADGAIADARVAIGSCSAVAQRLPELEAALIGSRSVIDIADCVTAGRLARLTPIDDVRASSAYRRDAAAILIRRAVQDCYELRSKTGGR; encoded by the coding sequence ATGTTTTTGCAGCCGGCATCGCTGAAGGCAGCCATCGATCTTCTCGCGCAGCATCGGGGCAGGCTGCTGGCCGGCGGCACCGACTTTTTCCCGGCGCTCGGCCAGACGGCGGTGCGTGACCCGCTGATCGACATTTCGCGCCTGCCGGAGCTGCGGGCGATCTCGGTTGGAACGGAATCGATCCGCCTGGGTGCTGCCAGCAGCTGGAGCGAGATCGTGGCGGCACCGCTGCCCAGCGGTTTCGACGCGCTGAAGGAAGCGGCGCGTGAGATCGGCTCGGTCCAGATCCAGAACCGCGGCACCATCGGCGGCAATCTGTGCAACGCTTCGCCCGCCGCCGACAGCGTACCGCCCTTGCTGACGCTGGATGCGCGGGTCGAGCTTGCCTCGCCACGCGGCCAGCGTGAGGTGCCGCTCCAGTCCTTCATCCTTGGCAACCGACAGACGGCGCTGGCGCCAGACGAGATCGTCACGGCCATCCTGGTGCCGCGCGCCAATGGCGACCTCATCAGCCATTTTTCCAAGCTGGGCGCCCGGCGCTATCTGGTCATCTCGATCGCCATGATCGCTGTGGCACTGCGACGCCATGCCGATGGCGCCATCGCCGATGCCAGGGTCGCGATCGGGTCCTGTTCGGCGGTCGCCCAGCGCCTGCCGGAGCTGGAAGCGGCGTTGATCGGCAGTCGGTCGGTGATCGATATTGCAGATTGCGTGACGGCAGGGCGCCTTGCGAGGCTGACGCCGATCGACGATGTGCGGGCAAGTTCCGCCTATCGGCGCGATGCGGCCGCGATCCTCATCCGCCGCGCCGTGCAGGATTGCTACGAATTGCGCAGCAAGACAGGCGGGCGCTGA
- a CDS encoding molybdopterin-dependent oxidoreductase, producing MYDTDAATHFTLNGRAVAVAVPAEWRLSRVLRDELGLGGTKIGCDAGDCGACTVLIDGETSCACLMALGQVAGRSVTTIEGLPAASPIARQLQQSFLRHGAAQCGICTPGMLVAATALLARDASPSEDAVQDALGGVLCRWTGYRKIIAAVMDAGKPVAAEARPLAGKAVGARIDRLDGQRKVEGSDVFGADAHPHDALLLRAIRAPYHHARFTIGDLTSYLDDHPGIARIFTAADVPGENCFGVIGPFADQPVFAVSETRFRGEAIAAVVGDARTIEALDLAKFPVTWEELPALMSLTAALADKAPLVHAARAGNILVRGRVERGDVAAALAQSDAVVEGVFETGFVEHAYIEPEAGIARRVGDRIEVQACTQAPYMDRDDVAKILGIPQDSVRIIPTAVGGGFGAKLDLSVQPFIAVAAWHLRQPVRMVYSRNESMATTTKRHPGRMQVRVGANKDGKLTAMDFAGDFNTGAYASWGPTVANRVPVHASGPYFVPAYRALTRAVHTHAVPSGAFRGFGVPQATIAQEQLYDVMAEKLGLDKLDFRLRNALGPDQPTVTGQVLGAGTGIRACFEALVPHWQRALKDAAAANGAPSVQRRGVGIAGMWYGCGNTSLPNPSTIRLGLKADGRLALHQGAVDIGQGSNTVITQLCADALGAPVDSFDLVAADTDLTPDCGKTSASRQTFVTGKAAQLAGEALRRQILRLANAGLDATLIFTRGKVTVLDRGVAHDIDLAALSRDGRGYVLAAEETFDPPTSPLDGDGQGNPYAVYGFGAHLVELAVDTELGLVKLLKITAAHDVGRAVNPTLIEGQIEGGIAQGIGLALLEEFHPGKGENLHDYLIPTIGDVPPVESILIEDAAPVGPFGAKGIGEQALIPTAPAILNAIAHATGVRIMRIPATPDRILAALKEARS from the coding sequence ATGTACGACACCGACGCCGCCACACACTTCACCCTCAACGGCCGCGCCGTCGCGGTCGCGGTGCCCGCGGAATGGCGCCTCAGCCGCGTGCTGCGCGATGAACTGGGACTTGGCGGCACCAAGATCGGCTGCGATGCCGGGGATTGCGGCGCCTGCACCGTGCTCATCGATGGCGAGACGAGCTGCGCGTGCCTGATGGCCCTGGGCCAGGTCGCCGGCCGGTCGGTGACAACCATCGAGGGATTGCCGGCGGCATCACCCATCGCGCGCCAATTGCAGCAGAGCTTCCTGCGGCATGGAGCCGCGCAATGCGGCATCTGCACGCCGGGCATGCTGGTGGCGGCAACCGCACTGCTGGCCCGCGACGCGTCACCCAGCGAAGATGCTGTGCAGGATGCGCTGGGCGGCGTGCTGTGCCGCTGGACCGGCTACCGGAAGATCATCGCCGCGGTGATGGATGCGGGCAAACCGGTTGCGGCCGAGGCGCGACCGCTGGCGGGCAAGGCGGTCGGTGCGCGCATCGACCGGCTGGACGGTCAGCGCAAGGTCGAGGGCAGCGATGTGTTCGGCGCCGATGCGCATCCCCATGACGCGCTGCTGCTGCGTGCCATCCGCGCGCCCTATCATCATGCGCGCTTCACCATCGGCGATCTCACATCCTATCTCGACGACCATCCCGGCATTGCGCGGATCTTCACCGCCGCCGACGTGCCGGGCGAGAATTGTTTTGGCGTGATCGGCCCCTTCGCCGACCAGCCGGTCTTCGCCGTCAGCGAAACGCGCTTTCGCGGCGAGGCCATCGCCGCCGTGGTCGGCGACGCACGGACCATCGAGGCGCTGGATCTCGCAAAATTCCCGGTCACCTGGGAAGAGCTGCCGGCGCTGATGAGCCTCACTGCGGCCTTGGCCGACAAGGCGCCTTTGGTACATGCGGCCCGTGCCGGCAACATCCTGGTGCGCGGCCGGGTTGAGCGCGGCGATGTCGCGGCGGCGCTGGCGCAATCAGATGCCGTCGTCGAAGGCGTTTTCGAGACGGGTTTCGTCGAGCATGCCTATATCGAGCCCGAGGCCGGCATCGCGCGGCGGGTGGGCGACCGGATCGAGGTGCAGGCCTGCACCCAGGCGCCCTATATGGACCGCGACGATGTGGCGAAGATCCTGGGCATCCCGCAGGATTCGGTGCGGATCATCCCGACCGCGGTCGGCGGCGGCTTCGGCGCGAAGCTTGACCTTTCGGTACAGCCCTTCATCGCGGTCGCGGCCTGGCATCTCAGGCAGCCGGTGCGCATGGTCTATTCCCGCAACGAATCGATGGCGACCACGACCAAGCGCCATCCCGGGCGCATGCAGGTGCGGGTCGGTGCCAATAAAGACGGAAAGCTCACGGCGATGGATTTCGCCGGCGACTTCAACACCGGCGCCTATGCGTCCTGGGGACCGACCGTCGCCAACCGCGTCCCGGTCCATGCGTCGGGTCCCTATTTCGTGCCGGCCTACCGGGCGCTGACGCGCGCGGTCCACACCCATGCGGTGCCCTCGGGCGCCTTCCGCGGATTCGGCGTGCCGCAGGCGACCATCGCCCAGGAACAGCTCTATGATGTGATGGCCGAGAAGCTGGGGCTCGACAAGCTCGACTTCCGCTTGCGCAACGCGCTGGGGCCCGACCAGCCGACCGTGACGGGCCAGGTGCTCGGCGCGGGCACCGGCATCCGCGCATGTTTCGAGGCCTTGGTGCCGCATTGGCAGCGGGCACTCAAGGACGCGGCCGCCGCCAATGGGGCACCGTCCGTCCAGCGGCGCGGCGTCGGCATCGCCGGCATGTGGTATGGCTGCGGCAATACCTCGCTGCCCAATCCCTCGACCATCCGGCTCGGCCTCAAAGCCGATGGACGGTTGGCGCTGCATCAGGGTGCGGTCGATATCGGACAGGGCTCCAACACGGTCATCACGCAGCTTTGCGCCGATGCGCTGGGGGCGCCGGTCGACAGTTTCGACCTGGTGGCGGCGGATACCGACCTCACGCCGGATTGCGGCAAGACCTCGGCCTCGCGGCAGACCTTCGTCACCGGCAAGGCAGCGCAATTGGCGGGCGAGGCCCTGCGGCGGCAGATCCTGCGCCTCGCCAATGCGGGCCTCGATGCGACGCTCATCTTCACGCGCGGCAAGGTCACCGTGCTGGATCGCGGTGTCGCCCATGACATTGACCTCGCAGCGCTCAGCCGCGACGGGCGCGGCTATGTGCTGGCGGCAGAAGAGACCTTCGATCCACCGACCAGCCCGCTCGACGGCGACGGCCAGGGCAATCCTTACGCGGTCTATGGCTTCGGCGCGCATCTGGTGGAGCTCGCGGTCGATACCGAGCTTGGCCTCGTGAAGCTGCTGAAGATCACCGCCGCCCATGATGTGGGCCGCGCCGTCAACCCGACGCTCATCGAGGGGCAGATCGAGGGCGGCATCGCCCAGGGCATCGGCCTCGCCCTGCTGGAGGAGTTCCATCCGGGCAAGGGCGAGAATCTCCATGACTATCTCATCCCCACCATCGGCGATGTGCCGCCGGTGGAATCGATCCTGATCGAGGATGCGGCGCCGGTGGGTCCCTTCGGCGCCAAGGGCATCGGCGAGCAGGCGCTCATTCCGACCGCCCCCGCCATCCTCAACGCCATCGCGCATGCGACCGGCGTGCGCATCATGCGCATTCCAGCGACACCCGACCGCATCCTCGCGGCCTTGAAGGAAGCTCGGTCATGA